CAATATCAAATTTTCCGTGGAGGGTTGCTGTCATTTTGCATCCTTAGTTGGGGATAGTCACACCAATTATAGTTGCAACTGGAACAAAACTCATATTAAATAAACTCACCGGTGGTCTATCATGTTAAAAAATTGTTACCCAGTTTTAACATTCTGTTTTAGCTTTGAGGTTAATTTTCCCCCCTTAACTAAATGCAGTCAGTTTGCATTACCCAAGGAGCATATGAACATTGTCTATGACTAATGTAGATGCAGCTGCAATTTTAATGTTTGTTTCTTTTAATAAATTGCGTACATTACGATAACCAAGAAGCAGAAGCTATGGGGTTTCTGCTAAATGCGATATACTGTATGCCCTTTTGTTTTGATCTATCTTAGCTAGTGAAATTGTGTTTGCGTCGATTCTTCCTACTCTTGAATTCCGTTGCTCCATCATTTGTAGGGAATCATGGCCACTAGTAGAGCTGAAGGGGATCAAAAGGAATATGTAAATGAACAAGCCGTTGCAAATAAGTTTGCTGATATGAGGTCTGAGCTCAACCAAATCTACTCGAAAATTACCGAGCTAGAGATGGAAGCGAGCGAGCACTCACTGGTCATCAATGCCATCCAGCCACTTGATCCGTCCAGGCGATGCTACCGGATGATCGGAGGTGTTCTGGTGGAGAGAACTATCAAGGAGGTCCTGCCAGCTGTGCAGCGCAACAAAGAAGGTATTGAGGAGGTTATTGCCAGGCTGAATGAGgcattggagaagaagaaaaaggaaatctCTGATTTTGAGGCAAAGTACAAGATCAGGATACGGAAGGAGCAGGGTGAGGAGAAGGATGATAGCGCTCGGAAAGAAGGGACTGCTCAGGGAGTCCTGGTTGGCCCTGCCGGTGGAAGCGGATGAATGATGAGGATTGTACTTTTAATGGTCTTCCACCACCTTTGTTTTGTTGTCTCGAACTTCTTAGATGTGTTTTTTAAGCGTATCAGGTGGTAGAATGGTTAGCAAATTACAATTATGGCACTGAATTATTGAGTGTATGTACCCTATTTAACTATGCTTCTCTTTCATTCGTAAGAATTTAAGGGCGAAAGCACAAAATTTTAAGGCGACTGTATGAGTTTTTTATCTCGGTAATTTTAGTGAAGTTCTACTTTGGTTCATGGAGTTTCAATTATTGCAATTTAATCTatcttaatttgttaattgttgCCGTGCACTAGCGCTGCGCACGTAAATGATGCTGGAAAAGCCGATATAattagacctagtttgggagtgaggtgcttaaaaaaaaagcacctatgaaaaaaagctgtgagagttttaggtgtttggtaaactgaaaaaaaaaggtttattttggaagctgctgtgagaataagctgaaatcaaaggaaaaagctgaagctgctatttgtagctttggaaaactggttttttttcaaagcacacggagctacagtgctcctttaatgaaaagacccactatcagactactttttttttcaaaagcttttttacaaaaaagtttaccaaacgcgCTGATTTATtttacagccgcttattctcacagcacagccgcttattctcacagcagctttttttcaaagcacagcaataccaaaccagcccttaagcTTGTCCTTGAATTGCAACAATTAGTAAATTACACGAGTTAAATTATAACAATTAGTAAACCACACGAGTTAAATTACGACGATTTGAACTAAAAAGAGCAAAGCAGACAAATCATGATTTAGTCAATTTTGAATAATACAAATTATACAATGAATGCTATTGAGTATTTGATTCTCTCTTTCCCTAAACACACCATATGGGCCGGGTCGGGTCTGCCGGCCCATGAACCCAACATTCTCACATCTCTCACTCTCAGCTGAAAAAATCCTGAACCCCTCTCCCGGCGAAAACCTGATCGGAAAACTCAGCCAAAATGGCATTGACAGTGAGCAACACGACGCTGGAACCGGCAATGACCGCAAGAACCACCCCGGTGGTCCCCAACACCTTAGCGAACGCTGGCCACTCGATCTCCCTTACCTCCTCCACCACTCCGCTCAAAAAGTCTCCctctttctcctccttcctcttctgCATCGCCGCCTTGATCTCCTTCCCCAACTCGCTCAACTCGACGGGTTGACTCGCCGCCGATTCTCCTTCCGCGGCCGATTCTTTGTCTTGGGTGCTCACCGATTCGGCGCCGGACTCGGAATTCGCCTGGCTTTCGTCGACGGCTTTGAGAAATGATTGCCTTCTGTTCTTCTGTGTTACGGGCCGTCTGGGTTGTGATAGGGGAATTGAGTGGCTACCGGCACATGGAGGTTTCAACCGTACGGATGAGTTCAGATGACCGGATTTTGTGGGTGGCGGGAAAGGTGAGGTAACCGGGAACTGTACGAACATGCGTAGAGCCATGTTTTGGTGTATCTGGGTGGTGGTAGTAACTGGTTAGACTGAATTTGGATGATGgtggattttagggttttttctcatttttttcacTAGGAATTTTAGGTTTGTGGGGTCCATCATGGGTACTTGTTTACCGGGTCGGGGCGTACTTGGGCTCTGTTTTGGAGCCCAGAGTTCACTTTTTCTGTTGTATCCGGTTAAGCTGGGCCTTTTAGGCCCAAACTTTGGTCGCGCGGCACCCACTTTTTTGTGCATTACATGGAAGTAGAACTGGAAAGGACTCGTGTTTATGTTAACTCGATATCTTAACAGGTCGCATTGTGTTAATTTGTAATTCAAGTCTGAATTCAATTAAAAGTAACCGGTGACACCACTCGATATGTGTTAATCATCAAAAAACATCTTttgatgaaatttgaaattttattttaaaggtAAAACATCGAACAACAATcaacaagaacaaaaaaaaatcctgtttccaaaaaaaaacaaaaaacaaaaaaacaaaaaaaatccaactataATATTATCATCATGCACTATTGAAAATTATTCGTATTTTCGAGATTCAAAAGTCAATAATAGTAGTTGCCGGAGTTATAGGATTtgaattgtcacatctcggcccgggtCACCATATCCTGGGCCCGTTCCATCaacgtaacacgatattgtccgctttgggctaccattccctcatggttttgtttttgggaactcacaagcaacttcccagtgggtcacccatcctgggagtgctctggtctctttctcgcttaacttcggagttcctacggaacccgaagccagtgagctcccaaaaggcctcgtgctaggtaaggatgggaatatacattaaaaaaaactccccctgggcgatgtgggatgttacaatccacccccttaggggcccgacgtcctcgtcggcacacttttgGCCAGgtattggctctgataccatttgttacatcccagcccgggtccACTACAtctcgggcccgttccaccatcgtagtacgatattgtccgatttgggcttaccattccctcacggttttgtttttgggaattgaCGAgtaacttctcagtgggtcacctattCTAGGAGtgttctggcctccttctcgcttaactttggaatTCTTACGGAACCCAAAGTTAGTGAGtatccaaaaggcctcgtgctaggtagggatatgaatatacatttaaggatcactccccctggacgatgtgggatgtacaTGAATGGTAATGTCTCACATAGAAGAAGGGTCAAACCGTGGAAGGACTTGTAAGAAATCGTATCACTTTTCACGAGTTGAAAGAGGTGCCACCCTTTAAGTTTTATCACCCTGTACCATTTTTCTGAACATTTATACGAGCCATGCATAACTCACTTCATAAACACTTGTGCCAACTCCGATTTTGTTAGAATATATGAAACGAATAGAATGAATGGTTGAGATGTTGACACTTGTAATAAGATTATATGTTTTGTTGCATAGTTTGTTAAGATGGTGAGAGGAACTATAAATACTCCTACAtgtaataactttctcattaaGTAATATACAAAGATTCAATACaattttttccctttcttttctctctgtaTCTTCTTCTACAAGTTGTCTTCTTGGTGAGATCTTATCTGTTTAACAtgcttaacatggtatcaatcgccgTCTTTGCTCGCGCAAGAACCGATCCGCAACAAGTTTCCGCTCATTACCTTCGTCTCCTCTCTGAAGTTGTTTGATCTTCTTCTCTCCTTTGAGTTGTTATTTCTTTGGTGACTTTTTCTTCTGTGATCAAGAATTAGGGTTTCTGTGGTTCTACGATTGACCACCCTTCGTCTTCTTCATCAATTTTCTTCGATGCACACCAGGTGTTTGTTTGATTGCTCCAATCAAGAATTCTCTTTCTTTTGCAAAAATGGTAACTGCATCGCAACTTCAGATTTTACAGTCTTCGATTACTGTTTTAATTTCTTCTGTTTTTTCATCTGTGAATGTGAAATTGGATGAAGCAAATTGCTTGAATTGGcatttcaaatggaattactATTGGAAGGATATGGAATTATGAGTTTTGTTAATGGCTCAAACCCATGTCCTGCTCGGTTTTCACCGTCTATTTCTGTGAATTCTAATGTAGAATCTGATAATTCTCCGTGTAATCTTGAAACTGATGAGTATAAAGTGTAGAAAATGCATGATAGGGCTATTATGCAATTGATTACTGCTACCTTGTCTTCTATTGTTGTTTCTTGTTCTAAAGATTTGTGGACAAGATTGAAGGAACATTTCTCGACTGTATCTAAGACTAGTGTGTTTCAGTTGAAGTTTGATTTATAGAATATCAAGAAAGGTACCAGTATTGTATCACAGTATCTTCAGAAAATTAAGGAATCGAAGGACTACTTATCTGCTGCAGGAGTGAAATTTGAGGATGAAGATTTTGTTATCTTAGCACTCAATGGCTTACCATCTGAGTATAACACTTTCAGATGCGTAATTCGAGGACGGGAAAGTGTTATTTCCCTCAAAGAGTTTCGGGCACAATTGCTTGTTGAAGAGGCTATTCTTGAAACTAATTCTACTACACCATTCCTGTCTGCTATGTTGGTTGATGCCAGTGATAAAGGTCAATCTTTTCAGGCAAGTTCATCTCAGGACACCAACTATCAAGGCAACAATTATCAGGGCAATCATTATCACGGAAACACTTATCAAGGGAATAATTATGGCAGCTATCAAGGGACTAATTCTGGAAATTATCAAGGCAACAATTCTGGTCAATCCAACTATGCTTTCAAGCCTTATAACCAtaacaaaaacaaaggaaatgGCAAGTTTTGTCAGGGTAATAAGTATGCCTACTCTAAACCAAATATGCCTACTCAAACTCATGTTTTGCCGGTTCCTACTCCTGGGCTTCTTGGTTAGTTTCCTATGCTTGCATATGGTGGATATCCTATCTCTTATCTTTCATGTTAGTTTTCATTTGTGGCAGATCAAATCACATTGCTCAGTATTGTTTTCACAAAGACAAAGTACCTCAGTTTCAACCACATTTTCAGCAGCAGTTCCCAATGCCTGTTGGTCAATCATCATTTCAGCATCCTATGCAAGCAATGAACATTGTTATTTCTCAGTCTTCACAGAGTGTTCCTGGCATGTCCTTTCATCACTTTAATCCTCAAGTGTGGTTGACTGACTCGGGTGCCACTAATCATATGACATCTGAGTTTGGTAATCTCTCTTTAGCCATTTCTTATCCTTTAAATGAGATGGTACAAACTACAAATGGTGAAGGTCTGAACATTTCTCACATTGGTAACACTGTTATAAGAACT
The nucleotide sequence above comes from Malus sylvestris chromosome 16, drMalSylv7.2, whole genome shotgun sequence. Encoded proteins:
- the LOC126606283 gene encoding preprotein translocase subunit SECE1-like, with translation MALRMFVQFPVTSPFPPPTKSGHLNSSVRLKPPCAGSHSIPLSQPRRPVTQKNRRQSFLKAVDESQANSESGAESVSTQDKESAAEGESAASQPVELSELGKEIKAAMQKRKEEKEGDFLSGVVEEVREIEWPAFAKVLGTTGVVLAVIAGSSVVLLTVNAILAEFSDQVFAGRGVQDFFS
- the LOC126608895 gene encoding prefoldin subunit 2 gives rise to the protein MATSRAEGDQKEYVNEQAVANKFADMRSELNQIYSKITELEMEASEHSLVINAIQPLDPSRRCYRMIGGVLVERTIKEVLPAVQRNKEGIEEVIARLNEALEKKKKEISDFEAKYKIRIRKEQGEEKDDSARKEGTAQGVLVGPAGGSG